ATGGTCAACGTCCTGGGCCGCTTCGACGGGGCGCACGGGCGGTTCATGTACCACTGCCATCTGCTGGAGCACGAAGACATGGGCATGATGCGGCCGTTCGTCGTCATGCCGCCCGAGGTCCTCAAGTTCGACCACGGCCACTCGGGACACGGGGGCGGCCACGACGGAGACCACGGCGCGTAGCCGCAGCCTCAGCCGCGCGCCGAGCCGCGCGCGGCCCAGCAGCCCTCCGTCAGGCGTCGCCGAAGAGGTCGAGCAGCTCCTGCTTCTCGAACATCCGGGCGGTGTCCACGGCGGAGGGCGTCCCGCCGCGCGGATCGGCGCCTGCCTCGAAGAGGATGCGCACCACGTCGTCCTCGCCCTTGAAGACCGCGCCGGCGAGAGGGGTCTGACCCCGGTCGTTGGCGCGGTCCGGGTCGGCGCCGCGGGCAAGGAGGGCGCGCACCGTCTCCGGGTGGCCGTGGTAGGCGGCCAGCATCAGGAGGGAATCGCCCTTGTCGTTGGTGAGGTTGGCGGGAACGCCCGCGTCCACGTAGGCGCCGACGGTGTCGGTGTCGCCGTGCCGGGCGAGATCGAAGATCTTCTGGGCCAGCTCAAGGACCTCGGGGTCGTGTGCGGGCTCGTCGCTGGCGGGAGTGGGTGCGTCGGTCATACGGCCAGCCTACGCACGCGGCGAGACCCGGTCCCGCAGGTGAGGGCGCCCTCCCCCGGGATCGCCCGCACAAACATCCGCACGGACATCCGCCCACGGATCCGCCCACGGATCCGCCAGATCCGCCCATGGAGCCCACGGATCCGCGCCGCCGCCACCCGCGCCCCGGCTACACATGGGCGCACGGGTCCACAGCCAGCAGTACCTCCCGGAGCGAGGGCACGATGTGCGCGGCCCCCGCCTCGCGCAGCTCCCTCTCCTTGCGCTCGTTGCGCGCGTATCCCACGAACTCGACACCCGCGGCCCGCGCCGCCACCAGGTCGCGCGCCGCGTCCCCGATCATCACGGCGTCCTGGGCCGCCACCCCGGTCGACTCCAGGGCCCGCAGCAGACAGTCCGGATCCGGCTTGATCCGCAGCCCGGCCCCGTCGTAGAACCGCCCGTGCACATGCCCCTCGAACAGCTTCAGCAGGCCCCGGGCTCTGAGATAGCGCTCGACGGACTCCCGCGAGTTGTTGGTCGTCACGGCCAGGCCCCGTCCGGTGGCGTGCAGCGTGCGTATCAGACCGTCCGCGTATCCGGTGGGGTACGCCCCCTCGGCCGCCGTCACCTCTTCCTGGGTGAGGGCCTGCTCGATGCGGCGGGCCGTGCCGTCGGAGACCAGGGCGGGGTTGTCGAAGGCCGCGGCCAGCACGACCTGCGGGTCCTCGTCGAGCGGCAGCGTCCCGCTCGCGTCGTAGGTGGTGCGCAGCCGCTCGGCGATGCCGCCCGGGCGGCTGCTGTGGAAGAGGGTGCATACGGGGCCGTCGAAGTCGAGCAGTACGGACTTCGCGGAGCCGACGAGTGCGTGCATCTGGGTCGTCCTCCCGGTCGGCGGGTCGTGGTCCGGGACAACTATCCTCAGCCGCGGACCGGCCGTACAGCGCCGAACGCCCCGTACGCGTCTTCCACTTCCGCGGGCGTGGGCACCTCACGCAGCCCGAGAGCCTCGGCACCGCGCGTCAGCACCTGGTGCACATCCTTGGCGGAGGCGCGCAGCCGCTCCCTTCTGACCTGCGCGGAGCTGGCGCTGTGGAGCGCGCTGGCGTGCCGGACGATGTCGGTGTAGACGGACTGCGCGCGCTTGTAGGCGAGGTAGCGGGGCAGGTCCTCCTCCGTTCCGGCGGTGGCCCCGGGCAGGGCGCGGCACATGAGGGCCTGCCAGCGCCGGATCACCTCGCGTTGCTGACCGGCGGGGTAGTTCATGAGGTAGAGGTGCGTGGCCAGGTCGTAGAGCGGGTCGCCGAGCATGGCCAGCTCCCAGTCGATGGTCCACAGGCCCCCGGCGTCGTCCACGATGAAGTTGGCGCGGTGCAGGTCGCCGTGGAGCAGGGAGAAGGGCCGGGGCGTGAGCGCGGCGGCGGCAGCGGCCAGTGGCGAGCGTGGTCCCAGGGCCCCGCGCGGCAGCCCGAGCTGGTTGAACAGCCGCCCGTAGCGGGGCAGGTGGCGCCGGTAGGCCCGCTCGCGGGTGAAGCGGATGAGCGAGCGCAAGAACCCCGCGCTGTCACCGTCGACCGGGCGGTCCTCGGCTCTGCACAGCCGTGGGACGGAGAACCCGTCGGGCCGCACGGCGCTCAGGTGCGTGAACATCTCCATGATCTGCCCCAGGTGCCCCGCCGCGACGGGTGTGCCCGCGGGGGCGAGCGCGTCGAGCGGGGTGCCCTCGATGAAGCCGTGCAGCGAGGGGCCTTCGCCCAGGCGGTAGACCGGGGGGATACGGGGGAGCGCGCGCCGGGCCAGCTCGGTGAGCAGCGCGTCCTCGGAGGCGAAGCAGCGGCGGTCGAACCACAGGGCGTCCTCGCGGGGTTCGCCCACCTTGACCCGCCCGGTGCCGGGAAAGTCGGCCGCGGGGCTGACGACGTACCACTCGCGGTGGTAGCCCCGCAGCGGGCCGTGCACGCTGCCGACTTCCGTGGCCTTGTGCAGCGCTGTCGATGTCATGCGAGGGCCTCGGTCGGCTGGGCGGTGCGCGGAGGTGGCACTTTAGCGCTGCCCGGATCATGGCTCCTCGCAGGGCACTCGGTGCTCACCCGAAGGAAGACACGCCGCTGCTTCCTTCCGGGGAGCATCCCCCTTCTCCGGAGAATCCCGGTCATTCCAGGGTGAAGGGGGTGGCGATCGTGTTCCACAGGGAGTCGAAGAAGAGCTGCGACTCCTCGACGAAGGCGGACTCCTGTTCGTCCCGGGCGTCCGGTCCCCGCGTGGAGCGGAATATTTTGGCGGTGAGGCCGAGGACGTCGTAGATCGCCAGCTGCTCGCCCTCGTGGTCGGCCTCCTCGTTGAGGACGACCTGGTAGTAGCCGATGAGGGCCTCGTCGCCGTTGAGCAGGTAGAGCTTGTGGGTCGGGGTGAGCGGGACGGTCTGGACGGTTACGGAGACATCGACGTCGTACATCGTCAGGGAGGCCAGGGTGCTCTGGAGGACGGCCACGTAGGTGGACTGCATCCTGTGCAGCCGCCGCCGGGGCTTGGGGTCGTCGGGGTTCTCGACGAGCCGGGGCAGCGCCAAGTGCGCCTCGAGGCTGGGGATGAGGATGCGCGCGGTGACGGATCTGGGGGAGTGCTGTCCGTCCATGATCTGGCGGACCGGCCAGGCCAGCGCGTTGTTCAGTGTCTCCGTGGTGAGCGAGAACGCGTCAATGGTGACGTCTTCGGCCTGAAATGCCACATGGAGGCGGTCCGTCAGCTCGACGCCCGCGATCCGGGGCGCCTCATTCTGGTGGCGGGGCTCGGCCACGGTCGGTGAGGATCCTCTGCCCACGTTGTCGAGGAGGCCCTCCTGGGTGAGGGCGGCGAGGGCCTCGCGTACGGCGCTGCGGCCGACGCCGAACTCGGTCTCCAGTTGGCGCTGGGTGGGCAGCCGGTCGCCGGGCTCGAACTCGCCGCTCCGGATGCGCTCACGGAGGGTGTCGGCGACCACCTCGCGCGGGCGGCGGCCGGTTGTGGAGGCGCGCTTACTGGTCACGCCGAGACCCTACAACTTCAGGCCAGGAGGTGGGAGTTGTATGCCAAGTGTTTTCGAATGGCTGACAACTGGGAATGTACTGAGTGAGGTTGGTCACCAACTCCAGAATATAGCAGCCAAGTTCGCCAACTGATCGCCGTCTCCACTCCATCGCCGTCTCCACTCCGGAGTCGCGCGACTCCGCCCGTCCAATGGCGCATGGGCGCACCGCATCCGGCACCACCCCGTCCCCCCGTGTCTGAGAAGGAGGGATCTCCATGCCTTTGATCGCGCTCGTCGCCGCCGTCGCCGTCGTCTCGTTCGAGCAGCTCGTTCAGGTGCACTTCGGGGTTCTCGGCCTCGTGGGTTTCCTGCTGCTGAGCGTCGGCCTCAAGGCCAAACACGTTGGTTGCAGCTGCGCGGGAGCACTCGTGCTCGCGACGCTGCTGCTACAGACCTGACCGCCGCAGACCTGACCGCCAAGACCCGTCCGCCGCACACCTGAGCGGGCCCGCCTGCTCCGGCCCGTCCGCCGTCATGCCGCCTCCCCCTCCCATCAACCCACGCCCGGGGGAGGCGGCTTGACGACGGCCTCGGACCTGGACGACGGCGTCCGGACCTCGAAAGGCGCCGGATCCCAAGAAGGCGGATCCCCGAAGCGGACGAGTCTCAGAAGACGTCGGGGCACCACGGCCGCCGGGCCGTGCGGAAGAGCCGCTCGGCCTCCGCCACGGCGCCGGGCCGCTCCTCGGACACCCGGCCCAGCGCGTGCAGCCGCACCGCCGACTCGTCGCCCAGGTACAGCGTGCCCAGCTCGGCCACGTCCAGCGACAGGCCGGGCTCTTGGTGCGTCGCCACGCACCCGGCGCCCTCCGGGCCCGCCTCCAGGCGGAAACGCCCGCCCGCGTAGCCGTCCTTGTCGCGCACCTCCAGCACCAGCGACCCCGCCGTGGCGTAGGTGCGCGCCTCCAGCATGCGCGGTACGTCCAGGGGCCGCAGCCACAGGAAGTCGGCGTGGGTGAGCGTACGGGCCGCCCGGGGGTCGGGCAGCAGCAGCGGCAGGAGATCGTCGGGAGCGCGCGGCCCGGTGCGGACGTGCTGGATCCAGTCCATCGACAGCACGAACCGCCACAGTGCCGTCTCGCCCGCCGGTGTCGTGGCGAACAGGTCGTCCACCGTGACGGTCTGCTCGGGCAGCTTGGCCCTCCACACGTCGTCGGAGGTGTAGGTCACCGCGCCGCCCACCACACCGTCGGCGTCGCGGTAGACCGCGTGGAAGCGGGGGGTGAAGGAGTCCCCGAAGCGGAGGATGCCCGTCTGGAGGTCCCACCAGCGGTCCGTACGGTCGATGGCGCCCTGGCTCTGTGAGCCCGCGCGGAACCTCTCGTGGGCCTCGGGAGCCAGGCGCCGGAAGTCCTCGGCGTCCACGATCTCCACGCTGCCGCCGTCGCCCAGATCGGCGGGGCCCGCGTAGCGCCGGTCCAGACCCGTACGGGAGACGGCGACCTCCCACTCGGTGATCCAGCTCGCGGGTCCGAACCCGTAGCGCCCGTATATGGGGTACTCGGCGGCGATGAGCGAAGCCATCGCGTCGCCGCGCTCCTTGGCGGCCCGCAGCGCGTCGGCCATCATCCCGGACAGCAGCCCGCGCCGGCGGTGCGTGGGCGTGACGGTGACGTTGGTGACGGCGCACGAGGACAGCTCGCCGCCGCCGGGAACGGTCATCCGCTGCGGCGTCGTCCGGAACGTGCCCACGCAGCGCCCGCCGTCGTACGCCCCCTGCGTACGTGCCGGATCGATGCCCCCGGAGCGGGTCGCCACCTCCTCGTCGGTGACCGAGGGGCCACGGTAGAAGCCTGTGGAGACGGCGCGCAGCCACTCGGGAAGCTCATCGGGGCCGGCCAGCGTGCGGATCTCGACGGGATTCGGCATGCGGCACACGGTAGGCACCGCCCACTGCCCACCGCACCCGCATTTCGCCCCGGCCGCGCCAGCCCCGCCCCCCCGGCACGACACCGGCCGCAGGCGGGTCGGAGGGGAGCCGGAGGGACGGGTTCAGAAAGCCGCGCGGATCTCTCCGACCGGCTCGCCGCCGCCCAGCAGCGGCGCCGAGGCAAGCCGCTCCAGGACCGGGGACCGCACGCCCATCTCGTCCTCCAGCACCCGCGCGAGCACCGGCCCCATCGCCCTGGCGGCACCGTCGTCCACCTTGAGAGCGAGTGCGCGCCCGTCCGGCAGCGCCAGTCCCTGCACTGCCTCGGCACCCACCTTGCTGATGGTGCCGGGCAGCTCGCGCATCAGCCAGGTGTCGTGGCGGCGGCTGCCCGCCACGTACTCCGGGTGTGCCCGCATCGCCGCGGCGACCTGGCCCTGGGGCGACTCGGGGGAGGCCAGCGCCAGCGAACGGAAGCCGCGAGCGACCCCGGTCAGCGAGACGGCCATCAGCGGCGCCCCGCAGCCGTCCACCCCGGTGTGCGCCACGGGGTCGCCGGTGGCCTCCTCCAAAGTGGTGCGGATGAGCTGCTGGAGAGGGTGCTCCGCGGCGAGGTAGCTCTCCAGCGGCCAGTCGTTGAGCTTGCAGGCGGCGAGCATCGCGGTGTGCTTGCCCGAGCAGTCCATCACCCTGCGGGCGCGCGTCTGCCCCGAGGCGAGATACGCCTCCGCCTCCTCCGGGTCCAGCGGCAGGCTGGGCGGGCAGCGCAGGTCGGATTCGGTCAGCCCGTGCTCGGTGAGCATCTTGTGGACCAGGTCGAGCTGGAAGGGCTCTCCCGAGTGGCTCGCCGCGGCCAGCGCCAGCCGCTCACCGGACAGCGGGAGCCCCGAGCGCAGGACTCCGGCGGCCTGGAACGGCTTGTTCACGGAGCGCGGGTAGACCGGCGCCTCCGGGTCGCCCAGTGCGAGCGTCACGCTTCCGTCCGCGGCCAGCACCACCAGCGAGCCCCTGTGATGCCCCTCGATGAAGCCGGACCTGACGACTTCGGCGAGCACGGGGGGTATGGCAGCGGGCATGGGTGGGACCTTTCGGGCGGTTCGGGCACGTGTGCGGATGCGTAGCCTTCACCGTAACCGGACACCTCTGCCCGGAAACCGGATGCCCCCGGTGACTACGGCAACAGGTCGTCCACCTGCGCCTCGCCCTCGCGGTAGCGGCGGGCCATCTCCGTGCTGCACCCGTCGGCGGTGCGCTGGAGGGACTGGCGGCGGCGCGAGACCTGCTGCTCGTAGCGCACCAGGCGGCTCATCGCGTCGTGCAGCTCGTCGTCCGTACGGGCTGTGAGGTCGCTCAGTTCGACCTCGGCCAGCATCTCCTCCGCCAGCTGCCGGTACTCCTCGCTGCGCGGTGCGCCGAGCGTCACATGCCGGGCGGAGGAGCGGTGGCTGGAGGGACTGTCGGTGAGGATCTCCGGCAGCAGGTCCAGCAGCGGCGAGCCCGGCGAGGTGCGGCGGGCCACCTCGGCGCGGAGGATGTCGATCCGCCCCTGGAGCAGCCTGCGCACATAGCTGAGGTCCGCCTCGTCCTGCTGCGCCGCGCGCCGCAGGGTGCGCAGCTCGGGCAGCCGCAGGGCGTGGAGATCGGGCTGGCCCTCCTCACACAGCGCCTCCCGAGCCCCCCGTTGCCGTGGCGGCAGGGAGCGTACGGGTGTCCGGCCGGCTCCGGATGTGCTCATGGGCTTGTGTCCCCTCATCCCCATTGCGCGGTAACAGCGGAAAGCACCGCGTGTGCGCATCGTGCCACTCTGTGCCCTCTGTGCGCAGCGCCCCGACACCCATACGGCGGCAGCGCGGCGTGGCGAATGGCGACGCGGCATCATGGCGGGATGCGAGCTGTGGTGCAGAGAGTGGACGGGGCGAGCGTCGTTGTGGACGGCGCGACCGTTGGTCGGATAGTCGGCGAGGGCCTGTGCGTGCTGGTCGGAGTCACGCACGACGACACGGCGGCGAAGGCGGCGCAGCTGGCGCGCAAGCTGTGGTCCGTGCGGATCCTCCAGGGGGAGAAGTCCTGTTCGGACACGGGGGCGCCGCTGCTCGTCATCAGCCAGTTCACTCTCTACGGTGACGCGCGCAAGGGGCGGCGGCCCACCTGGAACGGGGCCGCGCCCGGTGACGTCGCCGAACCCCTGGTCGACGAGGTCGTCGCCCAACTCCGCGCGCTGGGCGCGGAGGTCGCCACCGGTGTGTTCGGAGCGGACATGAAGGTCTCGCTCACGAACGACGGCCCGTTCACCGTCCTGGTGGAGGTGTGAGGACCCCAGCCCCACCCTTTCACCGCTTCTTCTGGGGGCGCGGCCCCCAAGCCCCCGCTCCTCAAGCGCCGGAGGGGCTCAAATTGAGCCCCTCCGGCGCTTGAGGACGAGCTCCCCCAGCCTCCAGCCGGGAGGTGCCCCAAGCGCGATTCCTGGACGAGCGGAAGGCCACTACGGCGCGACAACCACTTCCTGTGCCGCCGCCGTGGCATCCGCGCCGGCGATAAGCGCAGCGTCCAGCGGCACGTTCCGCTTCACCAGGGCCAGGGCGATCGGCCCGAGCTCGTGGTGGCGCGCTGAGGTCGTGATGAAGCCGATCGCGCGTCCCTCGACACCGTCCGCGGCGAGCCGCACCGCGTCGCCGTGGACAGGCACCCGCACCTCGCTGCCGTCCAGGTGCAGGAAGACCAGACGGCGGGGCGGCTTCCCCAGGTTGTGGACGCGGGCGACCGTCTCCTGGCCTCGGTAGCAGCCCTTCTCCAGGTGGACGGCCGAGCCGATCCAGCCGACCTCGTGGGGGATCGTGCGGTGGTCGGTCTCCATGCCGAGGCGCGGCCTGCGCGCCTCGACCCGCAGGGCCTCGTACGCGAGTACGCCGACCGCCGGGGCGTGGTTGTCGGCGAAGTCCCTCAGAGAGCCGCGCGGCAGGAACACGTCCCGCCCGTACGCCGTCTCCCGTACGGCGGTGTCCGCGGGGACCTTGCCGATGGAGCCGGCCGGCAGGTGGACGACGGCGAACTCGTCCGTGCGGTCCGCGATCTCCACGCGGTAGAAGAACCGCATGCTCTCCAGGTAGGAGATGAGCTCCCGCTGCTTGCCGGGTTCGGTGTGCATCCACACCGTCTCCCCGTCGTCCACGAGCTGGAGCGCCTGCTCGACGTGCCCGTTGGCGGAGAGGATCAGCGCCTCGGTGGCCTGGCCGGCCGGCAGCCGCTCCACGTGCTGGGTGAGCAGCAGGTGCAGCCAGGAGAGCCGGTCGGCGCCGGAGACGGTGACCACGCCGCGGTGGGAGAGATCCACGAAGCCGGAGCCGTCGGCGAGCGCGCGCTGTTCCTTGAACAGGTCGCCGTAGTGCGCCGCGACCCCCTCGTCCGGGCCCTCGGCCGCCACCGCGCCCGGGAGGGTCAGCAGGGGGCTGGGGGCGGGGCCTGCGCTGGGACTGGA
This sequence is a window from Streptomyces sp. NBC_01775. Protein-coding genes within it:
- a CDS encoding ankyrin repeat domain-containing protein, which translates into the protein MTDAPTPASDEPAHDPEVLELAQKIFDLARHGDTDTVGAYVDAGVPANLTNDKGDSLLMLAAYHGHPETVRALLARGADPDRANDRGQTPLAGAVFKGEDDVVRILFEAGADPRGGTPSAVDTARMFEKQELLDLFGDA
- a CDS encoding HAD family hydrolase yields the protein MHALVGSAKSVLLDFDGPVCTLFHSSRPGGIAERLRTTYDASGTLPLDEDPQVVLAAAFDNPALVSDGTARRIEQALTQEEVTAAEGAYPTGYADGLIRTLHATGRGLAVTTNNSRESVERYLRARGLLKLFEGHVHGRFYDGAGLRIKPDPDCLLRALESTGVAAQDAVMIGDAARDLVAARAAGVEFVGYARNERKERELREAGAAHIVPSLREVLLAVDPCAHV
- a CDS encoding phosphotransferase, translated to MTSTALHKATEVGSVHGPLRGYHREWYVVSPAADFPGTGRVKVGEPREDALWFDRRCFASEDALLTELARRALPRIPPVYRLGEGPSLHGFIEGTPLDALAPAGTPVAAGHLGQIMEMFTHLSAVRPDGFSVPRLCRAEDRPVDGDSAGFLRSLIRFTRERAYRRHLPRYGRLFNQLGLPRGALGPRSPLAAAAAALTPRPFSLLHGDLHRANFIVDDAGGLWTIDWELAMLGDPLYDLATHLYLMNYPAGQQREVIRRWQALMCRALPGATAGTEEDLPRYLAYKRAQSVYTDIVRHASALHSASSAQVRRERLRASAKDVHQVLTRGAEALGLREVPTPAEVEDAYGAFGAVRPVRG
- a CDS encoding GntR family transcriptional regulator, which produces MTSKRASTTGRRPREVVADTLRERIRSGEFEPGDRLPTQRQLETEFGVGRSAVREALAALTQEGLLDNVGRGSSPTVAEPRHQNEAPRIAGVELTDRLHVAFQAEDVTIDAFSLTTETLNNALAWPVRQIMDGQHSPRSVTARILIPSLEAHLALPRLVENPDDPKPRRRLHRMQSTYVAVLQSTLASLTMYDVDVSVTVQTVPLTPTHKLYLLNGDEALIGYYQVVLNEEADHEGEQLAIYDVLGLTAKIFRSTRGPDARDEQESAFVEESQLFFDSLWNTIATPFTLE
- a CDS encoding GNAT family N-acetyltransferase, which gives rise to MPNPVEIRTLAGPDELPEWLRAVSTGFYRGPSVTDEEVATRSGGIDPARTQGAYDGGRCVGTFRTTPQRMTVPGGGELSSCAVTNVTVTPTHRRRGLLSGMMADALRAAKERGDAMASLIAAEYPIYGRYGFGPASWITEWEVAVSRTGLDRRYAGPADLGDGGSVEIVDAEDFRRLAPEAHERFRAGSQSQGAIDRTDRWWDLQTGILRFGDSFTPRFHAVYRDADGVVGGAVTYTSDDVWRAKLPEQTVTVDDLFATTPAGETALWRFVLSMDWIQHVRTGPRAPDDLLPLLLPDPRAARTLTHADFLWLRPLDVPRMLEARTYATAGSLVLEVRDKDGYAGGRFRLEAGPEGAGCVATHQEPGLSLDVAELGTLYLGDESAVRLHALGRVSEERPGAVAEAERLFRTARRPWCPDVF
- a CDS encoding asparaginase yields the protein MPAAIPPVLAEVVRSGFIEGHHRGSLVVLAADGSVTLALGDPEAPVYPRSVNKPFQAAGVLRSGLPLSGERLALAAASHSGEPFQLDLVHKMLTEHGLTESDLRCPPSLPLDPEEAEAYLASGQTRARRVMDCSGKHTAMLAACKLNDWPLESYLAAEHPLQQLIRTTLEEATGDPVAHTGVDGCGAPLMAVSLTGVARGFRSLALASPESPQGQVAAAMRAHPEYVAGSRRHDTWLMRELPGTISKVGAEAVQGLALPDGRALALKVDDGAARAMGPVLARVLEDEMGVRSPVLERLASAPLLGGGEPVGEIRAAF
- a CDS encoding RsiG family protein, with translation MSTSGAGRTPVRSLPPRQRGAREALCEEGQPDLHALRLPELRTLRRAAQQDEADLSYVRRLLQGRIDILRAEVARRTSPGSPLLDLLPEILTDSPSSHRSSARHVTLGAPRSEEYRQLAEEMLAEVELSDLTARTDDELHDAMSRLVRYEQQVSRRRQSLQRTADGCSTEMARRYREGEAQVDDLLP
- the dtd gene encoding D-aminoacyl-tRNA deacylase; the encoded protein is MRAVVQRVDGASVVVDGATVGRIVGEGLCVLVGVTHDDTAAKAAQLARKLWSVRILQGEKSCSDTGAPLLVISQFTLYGDARKGRRPTWNGAAPGDVAEPLVDEVVAQLRALGAEVATGVFGADMKVSLTNDGPFTVLVEV
- the ygfZ gene encoding CAF17-like 4Fe-4S cluster assembly/insertion protein YgfZ, which encodes MSSSSSSPSAGPAPSPLLTLPGAVAAEGPDEGVAAHYGDLFKEQRALADGSGFVDLSHRGVVTVSGADRLSWLHLLLTQHVERLPAGQATEALILSANGHVEQALQLVDDGETVWMHTEPGKQRELISYLESMRFFYRVEIADRTDEFAVVHLPAGSIGKVPADTAVRETAYGRDVFLPRGSLRDFADNHAPAVGVLAYEALRVEARRPRLGMETDHRTIPHEVGWIGSAVHLEKGCYRGQETVARVHNLGKPPRRLVFLHLDGSEVRVPVHGDAVRLAADGVEGRAIGFITTSARHHELGPIALALVKRNVPLDAALIAGADATAAAQEVVVAP